One region of Baekduia soli genomic DNA includes:
- a CDS encoding acyl-CoA carboxylase subunit beta: MHRLETHVDPNSPSYKAFYAHNKGLAAELAETLRKAREDRPQRAWDRLAEQDKLPVRERLDLLLDRGAPFLELMSLAANRHYDGEAPQALLVTGIGVVSGREVMVIANDSSLKGGAWYPITTRKIVRALQIALENKLPVVHMLDSGGANLHLQDEIYAWAGKIFQQQCHLSAAGIPQLAVVFGYCTAGAAYTPTLCDQTIMVRERGAIFLAGPPLVKAATGEENTTEELGGADMHTSVSGVADYAVDSEAEALSLARDIVGVWARREKADSDRRAPEPPFHDPDQLYGIIPDDVKKQFEMREVIARVVDGSLFHEFKPRYGDTMVCGWAFIWGFKVGILGNNGVIYSEAANKATTFMQLCDRDGIPLLFLHNVTGFMVGREYERRGITKDGAKMLMTQANVTVPKLSVLCHASQGAGNYAMAGRTWDPRLVYAWPNSRSSIMGPEQAADVLTQVRVAGLRRRGEDPSPDEISTIKTEVTAYFEQTYHSYYLTSDLRDDGLIDPVDTRNTLGMSLSAVLNAPIVRTPGGVLRI, translated from the coding sequence GTGCACCGCCTCGAGACCCACGTCGATCCCAACTCCCCGAGCTACAAGGCGTTCTACGCCCACAACAAGGGCCTCGCGGCCGAGCTGGCCGAGACCCTGCGCAAGGCGCGCGAGGACCGCCCGCAGCGGGCCTGGGACCGCCTGGCCGAGCAGGACAAGCTCCCGGTGCGCGAGCGCCTGGACCTCCTGCTGGACCGCGGCGCGCCGTTCCTGGAGCTCATGTCGCTGGCCGCCAACCGCCACTACGACGGCGAGGCGCCCCAGGCGCTGCTGGTCACCGGCATCGGGGTCGTCAGCGGCCGCGAGGTGATGGTGATCGCCAACGACAGCTCGCTGAAGGGCGGCGCCTGGTACCCGATCACCACGCGCAAGATCGTCCGCGCGCTGCAGATCGCCCTGGAGAACAAGCTGCCGGTCGTGCACATGCTCGACAGCGGCGGCGCCAACCTCCACCTCCAGGACGAGATCTACGCCTGGGCGGGCAAGATCTTCCAGCAGCAGTGCCACCTCAGCGCCGCGGGCATCCCCCAGCTGGCCGTCGTGTTCGGCTACTGCACGGCGGGGGCGGCGTACACGCCGACGCTGTGCGACCAGACGATCATGGTCCGCGAGCGCGGCGCGATCTTCCTGGCCGGACCGCCGCTGGTCAAGGCGGCCACGGGCGAGGAGAACACGACGGAGGAGCTCGGCGGGGCCGACATGCACACGTCGGTCTCCGGCGTGGCCGACTACGCCGTGGACTCCGAGGCCGAGGCGCTCTCGCTGGCGCGCGACATCGTCGGCGTGTGGGCCCGTCGCGAGAAGGCCGACAGCGACCGCCGCGCGCCCGAGCCGCCGTTCCACGACCCCGACCAGCTCTACGGGATCATCCCCGACGACGTCAAGAAGCAGTTCGAGATGCGCGAGGTCATCGCGCGCGTCGTCGACGGCAGCCTGTTCCACGAGTTCAAGCCGCGCTACGGCGACACGATGGTCTGCGGCTGGGCGTTCATCTGGGGCTTCAAGGTCGGCATCCTCGGCAACAACGGCGTGATCTACAGCGAGGCCGCCAACAAGGCGACCACGTTCATGCAGCTGTGCGACCGCGACGGCATCCCGCTGTTGTTCCTGCACAACGTCACCGGCTTCATGGTCGGCCGCGAGTACGAGCGCCGGGGCATCACCAAGGACGGCGCGAAGATGCTCATGACGCAGGCCAACGTGACCGTGCCCAAGCTCTCGGTGCTGTGCCACGCCTCGCAGGGCGCCGGCAACTACGCGATGGCCGGCCGGACGTGGGACCCGCGCCTGGTCTACGCCTGGCCCAACTCGCGCTCGTCGATCATGGGCCCCGAGCAGGCGGCCGACGTGCTGACCCAGGTCCGCGTCGCCGGCCTGCGCCGGCGCGGGGAGGACCCGTCCCCGGACGAGATCAGCACGATCAAGACCGAGGTCACGGCCTACTTCGAGCAGACCTACCACTCGTATTACCTCACCTCCGACCTGCGCGACGACGGGCTGATCGACCCGGTCGACACCCGCAACACCCTCGGGATGTCGCTGTCGGCGGTGCTCAACGCCCCCATCGTGCGCACGCCCGGCGGCGTGCTGCGCATCTGA
- a CDS encoding enoyl-CoA hydratase/isomerase family protein codes for MTDVVTYEVSDAVAWMTINRPEARNALSKAVRDGLWEGFRRFADDDSAAVLVLTGAGEKAFCAGGDLKEMSDTALTIPPKDFLPYLQRSVKTDKPVIAAVNGVAFAGGFLLAQMVDLVIAADHAKFGITEAKVGRGSPWAAPLPWLIPPRVAMEILVTGEPITAQRGYELGLVNKVVPLAELREAAETMAKGIAANAPLSVRAAKSMVYLSAEHHWTEALDAADKLYEPVYLSEDAQEGPRSFKEKRPPVWQGR; via the coding sequence ATGACCGACGTTGTGACCTACGAGGTCTCCGACGCCGTCGCGTGGATGACCATCAACCGCCCCGAGGCGCGCAACGCGCTGAGCAAGGCGGTTCGCGACGGGCTGTGGGAGGGCTTCCGCCGCTTCGCCGACGACGACTCGGCGGCGGTGCTCGTGCTCACCGGCGCGGGGGAGAAGGCCTTCTGCGCGGGCGGCGACCTCAAGGAGATGTCCGACACGGCGCTGACGATCCCGCCCAAGGACTTCCTGCCCTACCTGCAGCGGTCGGTCAAGACCGACAAGCCGGTCATCGCCGCCGTCAACGGCGTCGCGTTCGCCGGCGGCTTCCTGCTGGCCCAGATGGTCGACCTGGTCATCGCGGCCGACCACGCGAAGTTCGGGATCACCGAGGCCAAGGTCGGCCGCGGCTCGCCGTGGGCCGCGCCCCTGCCGTGGCTCATCCCGCCGCGCGTGGCGATGGAGATCCTCGTCACGGGCGAGCCGATCACCGCCCAGCGCGGCTACGAGCTCGGGCTGGTCAACAAGGTCGTTCCGCTGGCCGAGCTGCGCGAGGCCGCCGAGACGATGGCCAAGGGCATCGCGGCCAACGCACCGCTGTCGGTGCGCGCCGCCAAGTCGATGGTCTACCTCTCGGCCGAGCACCACTGGACCGAGGCGCTGGACGCCGCCGACAAGCTCTACGAGCCCGTCTACCTCAGCGAGGACGCCCAGGAGGGCCCGCGGTCCTTCAAGGAGAAGCGCCCGCCGGTGTGGCAGGGTAGGTGA
- a CDS encoding acyl-CoA synthetase has protein sequence MPEISRPDRTAPPNLTSYEEARESYHVDLPERFNPVVDIIERWAQEAPDDLALVSLGPGGETIAEHTVAQLAAESRKAARALLAAGIGKGDPIFIMLPRHPAWYFAMLGAIRIGAVVMPGTNQLTARDISYRIRAADAVAAITDSVGAEKLDAVREELPTLRTRIGLGVGDREGWNDLETIMEAAGDGELPDSPTSSSDPMILFFTSGTVSYPKMVLHPTAYGLGHVSTARFWHDLRPGDRHWTVTDTGWAKAAWGGLFGQWHERATIVQVALGKPDADTILRILKDAGITSFCAPPTLYRMLVQADLAAYDLSGVRHCTSAGEPLNPEVIRAWKDGTGGLTVYDGYGQSETCVLVANYRAMDVRPGSMGKPVPGWTVDVLDESGERAPDDVVGSIAVKVTDPRPIGLFDGYYRDDAANEKSFVGGWYLTGDKAWRDGDGYLWFEGRDDDVITSSAYRIGPFEVESALVEHPAVVEAAVVGKDDPQRTQIVTAFVILAPGYEAGDELAAELQKHSRDLTAPYKYPREIHFVDELPKTVSGKIRRSELRESLRERPAGD, from the coding sequence ATGCCTGAGATCTCACGCCCGGACCGCACCGCGCCGCCCAACCTCACGTCCTATGAGGAGGCGCGGGAGAGCTACCACGTCGACCTGCCCGAGCGCTTCAACCCGGTGGTCGACATCATCGAGCGCTGGGCGCAGGAGGCCCCCGACGACCTCGCGCTCGTCTCGTTGGGCCCGGGCGGCGAGACGATCGCCGAGCACACCGTCGCCCAGCTGGCGGCCGAGTCGCGCAAGGCGGCGCGCGCGCTGCTGGCCGCGGGCATCGGCAAGGGCGACCCGATCTTCATCATGCTGCCCCGCCATCCGGCGTGGTACTTCGCGATGCTCGGCGCGATCCGCATCGGAGCGGTGGTCATGCCGGGCACCAACCAGCTCACGGCGCGCGACATCTCCTACCGGATCCGCGCCGCCGACGCGGTCGCCGCGATCACCGACTCCGTGGGCGCCGAGAAGCTCGACGCGGTGCGCGAGGAGCTCCCCACCCTGCGCACGCGCATCGGGCTGGGCGTGGGCGATCGCGAGGGCTGGAACGACCTGGAGACGATCATGGAGGCCGCCGGCGACGGCGAGCTGCCGGACTCCCCCACCTCCAGCAGCGACCCGATGATCCTGTTCTTCACGAGCGGGACGGTCAGCTACCCCAAGATGGTCCTGCACCCCACGGCCTACGGGCTGGGCCACGTGTCGACCGCGCGCTTCTGGCACGACCTGCGCCCCGGCGACCGGCACTGGACGGTGACCGACACGGGCTGGGCCAAGGCCGCCTGGGGCGGGCTGTTCGGCCAGTGGCACGAACGGGCGACGATCGTGCAGGTCGCGCTGGGCAAGCCCGACGCCGACACCATCCTGCGCATCCTCAAGGACGCCGGGATCACCTCGTTCTGCGCGCCGCCGACGCTGTACCGCATGCTCGTGCAGGCCGACCTGGCCGCCTACGACCTGAGCGGCGTGCGCCACTGCACGAGCGCCGGCGAGCCGCTGAACCCCGAGGTCATCCGCGCGTGGAAGGACGGCACGGGCGGCCTGACGGTGTACGACGGCTACGGCCAGTCGGAGACCTGCGTGCTCGTCGCCAACTACCGCGCGATGGACGTCCGGCCCGGCTCGATGGGCAAGCCCGTGCCGGGCTGGACCGTCGACGTCCTGGACGAGAGCGGCGAGCGCGCCCCCGACGACGTCGTGGGCAGCATCGCGGTCAAGGTCACCGACCCGCGCCCGATCGGCCTGTTCGACGGCTACTACCGCGACGACGCGGCCAACGAGAAGTCCTTCGTCGGCGGCTGGTATCTCACGGGCGACAAGGCGTGGCGCGACGGCGACGGCTACCTGTGGTTCGAAGGCCGCGACGACGACGTCATCACCTCGTCGGCCTACCGGATCGGGCCGTTCGAGGTCGAGTCCGCGCTCGTCGAGCACCCGGCGGTCGTCGAGGCCGCCGTGGTCGGCAAGGACGACCCGCAGCGCACGCAGATCGTCACCGCCTTCGTGATCCTCGCCCCCGGCTACGAGGCCGGCGACGAGCTCGCGGCCGAGCTGCAGAAGCACTCACGCGACCTCACCGCGCCGTACAAGTACCCGCGAGAGATCCACTTCGTCGACGAGCTGCCCAAGACCGTCAGCGGCAAGATCCGCCGCAGCGAGCTCCGCGAATCGCTGCGCGAGAGGCCGGCGGGCGACTGA
- a CDS encoding CoA transferase subunit A, whose translation MSPGRTSVVADLDDALAVVTDGAVIGIGGAVTAGHPMALVRGLARRGVRDLTVVAPVGGIEVDILIAAGCVSRVVGCYVGAETVAAVGPVFRTAAQNGTIEVVDLDEAHTVQGLRAAGQGLPFLPWRGGVGTSYAQLNPTLVEFDDPVRGEPLLAIPALELDVALLYSEVSDAYGNAQPVGTAHMDPLIGSAARHVVLQVDRVVSNDEIRRNPGSTIYWRDTTVVRAPFGTHPYSNGWMTADEEHLRDFVRAGRAGGDDLDGYLRRHVHGPADNDAYLEEVGIRRLTSLLI comes from the coding sequence ATGAGCCCGGGCCGCACATCGGTCGTCGCCGACCTCGACGACGCCCTCGCCGTCGTCACCGACGGCGCCGTGATCGGGATCGGCGGTGCCGTCACCGCCGGCCATCCCATGGCGCTGGTCCGGGGGCTGGCCCGCCGCGGGGTGCGCGACCTCACCGTCGTGGCCCCCGTGGGCGGCATCGAGGTCGACATCCTCATCGCCGCCGGCTGCGTCAGCCGCGTGGTGGGCTGCTACGTCGGCGCCGAGACCGTCGCGGCCGTCGGCCCCGTGTTCCGCACTGCCGCCCAGAACGGCACGATCGAGGTCGTCGACCTCGACGAGGCCCACACGGTCCAGGGGCTGCGGGCCGCCGGCCAGGGCCTGCCGTTCCTGCCCTGGCGGGGCGGCGTCGGCACGTCCTACGCGCAGCTCAACCCCACGCTCGTCGAGTTCGACGACCCCGTCCGCGGCGAGCCGTTGCTGGCCATCCCGGCGCTCGAGCTCGACGTCGCGCTGCTGTACTCCGAGGTCTCCGACGCCTACGGCAACGCCCAGCCCGTCGGCACGGCCCACATGGATCCGCTCATCGGCTCCGCGGCCCGGCACGTCGTCCTCCAGGTCGACCGCGTCGTCAGCAACGACGAGATCCGCCGCAACCCGGGCAGCACGATCTACTGGCGCGACACGACCGTCGTCCGCGCCCCGTTCGGCACCCACCCCTACTCCAACGGCTGGATGACGGCCGACGAGGAGCACCTGCGCGACTTCGTGCGCGCGGGGCGCGCCGGCGGCGACGACCTCGACGGCTACCTGCGCCGCCACGTGCACGGCCCGGCGGACAACGATGCCTACCTCGAGGAGGTCGGCATCCGCCGGCTGACCTCGCTGCTGATCTGA
- a CDS encoding carboxymuconolactone decarboxylase family protein, with product MTPRITPPAHFDDHQVEQLDKTYPKPGGEYLNLWKTLAHRPELLRRVNALGGYYPRHSVVGVRERELAILRTAARRGAAYVEAQHRAIAADAGVPAAEIAAAADPALEHAWAPADAALLAFVDEFVAHDTVGDATWSALHAHLGDDGVLELLVMIGFYGLIGAMLSAVRVEIDAPAA from the coding sequence GTGACGCCGCGGATCACGCCGCCGGCGCACTTCGACGACCACCAGGTCGAGCAGCTCGACAAGACCTACCCCAAGCCGGGTGGGGAGTACCTGAACCTCTGGAAGACCCTGGCCCACCGGCCCGAGCTGCTGCGCCGCGTCAACGCGCTGGGCGGCTACTACCCGCGCCACTCGGTCGTCGGCGTGCGGGAGCGCGAGCTCGCCATCCTGCGCACGGCGGCCCGCCGCGGTGCCGCCTACGTCGAGGCCCAGCACCGCGCGATCGCGGCCGACGCCGGGGTGCCGGCGGCCGAGATCGCCGCGGCGGCCGATCCGGCGCTCGAGCACGCGTGGGCGCCCGCCGACGCCGCGCTGCTGGCGTTCGTCGACGAGTTCGTGGCCCACGACACGGTGGGCGACGCGACGTGGTCGGCCCTGCACGCGCACCTCGGCGACGACGGCGTGCTCGAGCTGCTGGTGATGATCGGCTTCTACGGGCTGATCGGCGCGATGCTCAGCGCCGTGCGCGTCGAGATCGACGCGCCGGCCGCGTAG
- a CDS encoding MaoC family dehydratase: MPDPTAFTPVTDVVTQANIDAYAELSGDFNPLHVDPEAAAASEFGGIIAHGPIALHAFFRAATAWLGVDALPPGSEVKVTYRAPTRPGDSITSELRSSEDLGDGRTAVEADCVNQDGTTVVSVRAVLATP; this comes from the coding sequence ATGCCCGACCCCACGGCCTTCACGCCCGTGACCGACGTGGTCACCCAGGCCAACATCGACGCCTACGCCGAGCTGTCGGGGGACTTCAACCCGCTGCACGTCGACCCCGAGGCCGCCGCGGCCTCCGAGTTCGGCGGCATCATCGCCCACGGCCCGATCGCGCTGCACGCGTTCTTCCGCGCGGCCACGGCCTGGCTCGGCGTCGACGCGCTGCCGCCGGGCTCCGAGGTCAAGGTGACCTACCGCGCACCGACCCGGCCGGGCGACAGCATCACGAGCGAGCTGCGCTCCTCCGAGGACCTCGGGGACGGCCGCACGGCGGTCGAGGCCGACTGCGTCAACCAGGACGGCACGACGGTCGTCTCGGTGCGCGCGGTGCTGGCGACGCCGTAG
- a CDS encoding hotdog family protein yields MTGTSGDSPALSNIAYDDLVVDERMGPFTERVSRDIAGRLAGPIGEPSEPAFAPPAVFPVLFLHALRRGMGGIPAGSILAKQELEYHAPLPVDSDAEITVWVGNKEIKRERPFVTIEFDIRDQQGTQVVTGRKIIVWPTGPGQETS; encoded by the coding sequence ATGACCGGCACGTCCGGGGACTCCCCGGCACTCTCGAACATCGCCTACGACGACCTCGTCGTGGACGAGCGCATGGGCCCGTTCACCGAAAGGGTGTCGCGCGACATCGCCGGCCGGCTGGCCGGCCCCATCGGCGAGCCCTCCGAGCCGGCGTTCGCGCCGCCCGCGGTCTTCCCGGTGCTCTTCCTGCACGCGCTGCGGCGCGGCATGGGCGGCATCCCGGCCGGCAGCATCCTGGCCAAGCAGGAGCTCGAGTACCACGCCCCCCTGCCCGTCGACAGCGACGCGGAGATCACGGTGTGGGTCGGCAACAAGGAGATCAAGCGCGAGCGGCCGTTCGTGACGATCGAGTTCGACATCCGCGACCAGCAGGGCACCCAGGTGGTGACCGGTCGCAAGATCATCGTGTGGCCCACCGGGCCCGGACAGGAGACGTCGTGA
- a CDS encoding class I adenylate-forming enzyme family protein — MDVTSLYGRRATQRWERMSVGDLFERVTWSYPDKEAIVAWEGAFAHPENQRVTYRQADELANRVANALLARGLQRGDRVAMFCENSVEAYIFKIGVAKAGLTVVPINPMLAPDVISYLLGRCEPAFAIVDDVLWPKAKGGFGEQGIAPQVTIAIEGGLIDGSVGFADFVEGHATTEPAVEVHADDVWEIIYTSGTTAMPKGAMVTHAYSYLGAYSLALTLTRGLKIECDLKLCSFLPLIFHIADQIFSFPAFLSGGTLVMGRGVDATKIAKAVTQEQATCLWGGSPAMLTDFVAALDREPMTYDVRSLTTTVYGWTAAPPGLIRALKRHCGEDLIACEILGQTEAISCHRFWPDKWTELFHRTAPELNYVGVPNPMVAADVVDEDGMSLRDRPGVPGEVVYRSPVVTAGYYRDEEATREAFRGGWFHSGDVCEYDADGLRIMVDRSKDIVKSGGENVSSQRVESVLVQHPDVQKAAVVGLPHEQWGEAVTAFVIAEPGATPDTDELMVFARQRLAGFESPKMVVVVDELPVTVGGKVLKFKLRAANATLYESTKH; from the coding sequence ATGGACGTGACGAGCCTGTACGGCCGGCGGGCGACGCAGCGCTGGGAGCGCATGAGCGTCGGAGATCTGTTCGAGCGCGTCACCTGGAGCTACCCCGACAAGGAGGCGATCGTGGCCTGGGAGGGCGCGTTCGCCCACCCCGAGAACCAGCGGGTGACCTACCGGCAGGCCGACGAGCTGGCCAACCGCGTCGCCAACGCGCTCCTGGCCCGAGGCCTGCAGCGCGGCGACCGCGTCGCGATGTTCTGCGAGAACTCCGTAGAGGCCTACATCTTCAAGATCGGCGTCGCCAAGGCGGGGCTGACCGTCGTGCCGATCAACCCGATGCTCGCGCCCGACGTCATCTCCTACCTGCTCGGCCGGTGCGAGCCCGCGTTCGCCATCGTCGACGACGTCCTGTGGCCCAAGGCCAAGGGCGGCTTCGGCGAGCAGGGCATCGCCCCGCAGGTGACGATCGCCATCGAGGGCGGCCTGATCGACGGCAGCGTCGGCTTCGCGGACTTCGTCGAGGGCCACGCCACGACCGAGCCCGCCGTCGAGGTCCACGCCGACGACGTGTGGGAGATCATCTACACCTCGGGCACCACCGCGATGCCCAAGGGCGCGATGGTCACCCACGCCTACAGCTACCTCGGCGCCTACTCCTTGGCGCTGACGCTCACGCGGGGCCTGAAGATCGAGTGCGACCTCAAGCTCTGCAGCTTCCTCCCGCTCATCTTCCACATCGCCGACCAGATCTTCAGCTTCCCGGCCTTCCTGTCGGGCGGCACGCTGGTCATGGGCCGTGGCGTCGACGCCACGAAGATCGCCAAGGCGGTCACCCAGGAGCAGGCCACCTGCCTGTGGGGCGGCTCGCCGGCCATGCTCACGGACTTCGTCGCCGCGCTGGACCGCGAGCCGATGACCTACGACGTGCGGTCGCTGACGACCACGGTGTACGGCTGGACGGCCGCGCCCCCGGGCCTCATCCGCGCGCTCAAGCGCCACTGCGGCGAGGACCTCATCGCCTGCGAGATCCTCGGCCAGACCGAGGCGATCTCCTGCCACCGCTTCTGGCCCGACAAGTGGACCGAGCTGTTCCACCGCACCGCGCCCGAGCTCAACTACGTCGGCGTGCCCAACCCGATGGTCGCCGCCGATGTCGTCGACGAGGACGGCATGTCGCTGCGCGACCGGCCCGGCGTCCCCGGCGAGGTCGTCTACCGCTCGCCCGTCGTCACCGCGGGGTACTACCGCGACGAGGAGGCCACGCGCGAGGCGTTCCGAGGCGGCTGGTTCCACTCCGGCGACGTCTGCGAGTACGACGCCGACGGCCTGCGCATCATGGTCGACCGCTCCAAGGACATCGTGAAGTCCGGCGGCGAGAACGTCTCGAGCCAGCGCGTGGAGTCCGTGCTCGTCCAGCACCCCGATGTGCAGAAGGCCGCGGTCGTCGGCCTGCCCCACGAGCAGTGGGGCGAGGCGGTGACCGCGTTCGTCATCGCCGAGCCGGGCGCCACGCCCGACACCGACGAGCTCATGGTCTTCGCCCGCCAGCGGCTGGCCGGCTTCGAGAGCCCGAAGATGGTCGTGGTCGTCGACGAACTGCCCGTGACCGTCGGCGGCAAGGTCCTGAAGTTCAAGCTGCGCGCCGCCAACGCGACGCTCTACGAGAGCACCAAGCACTGA
- a CDS encoding quinone oxidoreductase family protein produces MPTRRYVALDRFGPPDVMRWTTGPAPQRGEGEVLVAVEAIGLNFADTMVRRGEYRRDQSLDFTPGFEVAGHVLESGDGGPAPGTPVLVFCENGGGYADTISAPADHVFTLIEGMAPRDAAALFTQGVTAWYAVHRYGQVGEGDWVLVHAAAGGLGGMSVQLAALAGARVVATASTPAKLEIARRYGATETVLADPETLTAGVRAATGGHGADVVIDGVGGDLFMPSMRALAFGGRYLVVGSASQAPAMLDVRALMPRGQTVTGVLVARVAEQDPSEPQRAFDEIQRLVLSGELRPDVRTMPAAEIAAAHELIESRSLTGKVVLELEPA; encoded by the coding sequence GTGCCCACACGTCGCTACGTCGCCCTCGATCGGTTCGGCCCGCCGGACGTCATGCGCTGGACCACCGGCCCGGCGCCGCAGCGCGGCGAGGGCGAGGTCCTCGTGGCCGTCGAGGCGATCGGCCTGAACTTCGCCGACACGATGGTGCGCCGGGGCGAGTACCGCCGCGACCAGTCCCTGGACTTCACCCCGGGCTTCGAGGTCGCCGGCCACGTCCTGGAGTCCGGGGACGGCGGCCCGGCCCCCGGCACGCCCGTGCTCGTCTTCTGCGAGAACGGCGGCGGCTATGCCGACACGATCAGCGCGCCGGCCGACCACGTCTTCACGCTCATCGAGGGCATGGCCCCGCGCGACGCCGCGGCGCTGTTCACCCAGGGCGTGACCGCCTGGTACGCCGTGCACCGATACGGGCAGGTCGGCGAGGGCGACTGGGTGCTCGTCCACGCCGCCGCCGGCGGCCTGGGCGGCATGTCGGTCCAGCTCGCCGCCCTGGCCGGCGCGCGGGTCGTCGCGACGGCCTCCACGCCCGCCAAGCTCGAGATCGCCCGCCGGTACGGCGCGACCGAGACCGTCCTGGCCGACCCGGAGACGCTGACGGCCGGCGTGCGCGCCGCGACCGGCGGCCACGGCGCCGACGTGGTCATCGACGGCGTCGGCGGCGACCTCTTCATGCCCTCCATGCGGGCCCTGGCCTTCGGCGGGCGCTACCTCGTGGTCGGCTCGGCCAGCCAGGCGCCGGCCATGCTCGACGTCCGCGCGCTCATGCCGCGCGGCCAGACCGTGACGGGCGTGCTCGTCGCCCGGGTCGCCGAGCAGGACCCGTCCGAGCCCCAGCGGGCGTTCGACGAGATCCAGCGGCTCGTGCTCTCCGGCGAGCTCAGGCCCGACGTGCGGACGATGCCCGCGGCCGAGATCGCCGCCGCCCACGAGCTCATCGAGTCGCGCAGCCTGACCGGCAAGGTCGTGCTCGAGCTCGAGCCCGCGTAA
- a CDS encoding acyl-CoA dehydrogenase family protein gives MDFEPSDRAKALLERVRAFLDEHVYPNEREIEDAIDAEVDRDTPFPAVLVELRAKARAEGLWNLALPDERLGSGLSNLDYGVVSEEIGRATTTAPYVFNVQPPDSGNMEILVEHATPEQREKYTEPLLDGDIRSCYAMTEPDTAGSDPTGLACSAVLDGDEWVINGRKWWCTNALGARFAIVMAVTDPDGPKHSRATMLLVPTDTPGFQYVRPLSNMGHTAGPGHWELAFEDCRVPAGISTLGGRGNGFKISQDRLGPGRIHHCMRLIGVAERALELMCARAKSREMFGSPLSDRQFIQDFIATSRAEIDQARLVTWHAAWKLDQVGNRAAREELSITKLVVPTMGLNVVDRAIQVYGGAGVSEDTPLSWMYRYNRMLRIGDGADEVHKMVIARMELAKVKDPEPTTAGAR, from the coding sequence GTGGACTTCGAGCCGAGTGACCGCGCCAAGGCGCTGCTGGAGCGCGTGCGCGCGTTCCTGGACGAGCACGTCTACCCCAACGAGCGCGAGATCGAGGACGCGATCGACGCCGAGGTCGACCGCGACACCCCGTTCCCGGCCGTCCTGGTCGAGCTGCGCGCCAAGGCGCGCGCCGAGGGCTTGTGGAACCTCGCCCTCCCCGACGAGCGCCTCGGGTCCGGCCTGAGCAACCTCGACTACGGCGTGGTCTCGGAGGAGATCGGCCGCGCGACGACCACCGCGCCCTACGTCTTCAACGTCCAGCCGCCCGACAGCGGCAACATGGAGATCCTCGTCGAGCACGCGACCCCGGAGCAGCGGGAGAAGTACACCGAGCCGCTGCTCGACGGCGACATCCGCTCCTGCTACGCCATGACCGAGCCCGACACGGCCGGCTCGGACCCCACGGGCCTGGCGTGCTCGGCCGTCCTGGACGGCGACGAGTGGGTCATCAACGGGCGCAAGTGGTGGTGCACGAACGCGCTCGGCGCCCGGTTCGCGATCGTCATGGCGGTCACCGACCCCGACGGGCCCAAGCACTCCCGAGCCACGATGCTGCTGGTCCCCACCGACACGCCCGGCTTCCAGTACGTCCGCCCGCTGTCGAACATGGGCCACACCGCCGGCCCCGGCCACTGGGAGCTGGCCTTCGAGGACTGCCGCGTCCCGGCCGGTATCTCCACGCTGGGCGGCCGCGGCAACGGCTTCAAGATCTCCCAGGACCGCCTCGGCCCCGGTCGCATCCACCACTGCATGCGCCTCATCGGCGTCGCCGAGCGCGCGCTGGAGCTCATGTGCGCGAGGGCCAAGTCCCGCGAGATGTTCGGCTCGCCGCTGTCGGACCGGCAGTTCATCCAGGACTTCATCGCGACCTCCCGCGCCGAGATCGACCAGGCGCGCCTGGTCACCTGGCACGCCGCGTGGAAGCTCGACCAGGTCGGCAACCGCGCCGCCCGCGAGGAGCTGTCGATCACCAAGCTCGTCGTGCCCACCATGGGGCTCAACGTCGTCGACCGGGCCATCCAGGTCTACGGCGGCGCCGGCGTGTCGGAGGACACGCCCCTGTCGTGGATGTACCGCTACAACCGCATGCTGCGCATCGGCGACGGCGCCGACGAGGTGCACAAGATGGTCATCGCGCGCATGGAGCTCGCGAAGGTCAAGGATCCGGAGCCGACGACGGCGGGAGCACGATGA